A region from the Medicago truncatula cultivar Jemalong A17 chromosome 6, MtrunA17r5.0-ANR, whole genome shotgun sequence genome encodes:
- the LOC25497158 gene encoding probable zinc transporter protein DDB_G0291141: MTDFHHHHQHRPHRLSVPPRTTTPNPNPNSTFLYSSPTLTPTPTPSKSKHRLSSSSSFSFKSNPNPKSNSKSISFIFLLLFSLRSLYSLFPFLRSSSPSFSLFPFSFLVSLLSFFLTLTFSLFSFSSSKHPFVKSKQKLLLFSFSSITNSQQRILICKSILLALVFLLRFSALRYCGTASMIIAEFMGTVAARRFQRNRRNSFGWVEIRGFLSLFLGLFMLSFGWDRIECFPFGGNGVDKCVKVWQLLLPFLAGFLACYEQCVSVDDYGSFKQLDRKRVRLITLFFTTIVLFVPAVISFFVYESGEDSVAFGNLVWPLANTVVFGVLLSENYFSSGGGGDDLLSFKDSKREFLVMFMCTLILELFYYPNISLWGLLICGLLLYVAVRDLDPFDSNGIGFEDESSQFLSEMVMKPIRHILSERKSRKIALFLLINAGYMVVEFVAGFMSNSLGLISDACHMLFDCAALAIGLYASYISRLPANNHYNYGRGRFEVLSGYTNAVFLVLVGALIVVESFERILDPQEISTNSLLVVSVGGLVVNVIGLIFFHEEHHHAHGMSGGSCSHSHSHSELHNDHSHHHHERHESNQEFISVSTDCKDISCSSDLGHHNHSSHEKKVEFLADNRSIQSFKHHNDDARKHKLHEHGHDHHNHTGQHDHHEHPHDHHSHTSHHDHHEHPHDHHNHHDHHEHAHHTGHHDHDHDHHDHNHHVDHHDHNHHAGHHDHSSDCHDHNHHDHQHHDADHHNHDALPVNKKHSHRHIDHNMEGIFLHVLADTLGSVGVVISTLLIKYKGWLVADPACSIFISVLIVSSVIPLLRNSAEVLLQRVPRAHEHDLKDSLSDVLKIKGVYGIQKFHSWSFTNTDVVGTLHLHVATDTDKISVKSQVSHLLHNAGIKDLTMQVECVR; encoded by the coding sequence atGACCGatttccaccaccaccaccaacaccgCCCCCACCGTCTCTCCGTTCCACCACGCACCACCactccaaaccctaaccctaactcCACCTTCCTCTATTCCAGCCCAACCCTAACCCCAACACCAACCCCTTCCAAATCAAAACACCgtctttcatcatcttcatcattctccttcaaatcaaaccctaaccctaaatccaattcaaaatcaatttccttCATCTTCCTTCTTCTATTCTCTCTCCGTTCTCTTTACTCCCTTTTCCCTTTCCTTCGTTCTTCTTCACCTTCCTTTTCTCTCTTCCCTTTTTCCTTCCTCGTTTCACTTCTCTCCTTTTTCCTTactctcactttctctctcttttcattctcttcttccaaGCACCCTTTTGttaaatccaaacaaaaattattacttttCAGTTTTTCATCAATCACAAACTCTCAGCAGAGAATTTTGATATGCAAGTCGATTTTATTGGCTTTGGTATTTCTGTTACGGTTTTCGGCTTTGAGATATTGCGGTACTGCTTCGATGATTATCGCGGAGTTTATGGGGACCGTGGCAGCTCGTCGGTTTCAAAGAAATCGGAGAAATAGTTTCGGTTGGGTTGAAATTCGCGGGTTTTTGTCGTTGTTTTTGGGTTTGTTTATGTTGTCATTTGGATGGGATAGGATAGAGTGTTTTCCATTTGGTGGAAATGGGGTTGATAAATGTGTTAAGGTTTGGCAATTGTTGCTACCATTTTTGGCTGGTTTTCTTGCTTGTTATGAACAATGTGTTTCGGTTGATGATTATGGTAGTTTTAAGCAATTGGATCGGAAACGGGTTCGGTTGATTACGCTTTTTTTCACTACAATTGTGCTATTTGTTCCTGCTgtgattagtttttttgtttatgaaagTGGGGAAGATAGTGTTGCGTTCGGGAATTTGGTTTGGCCATTGGCGAATACTGTTGTTTTCGGCGTGCTTTTGagtgagaattattttagtagtggtggtggtggtgatgattTGTTGAGTTTTAAAGACTCTAAAAGAGAGTTTTTGGTGATGTTTATGTGTACTTTGATATTGGAGCTTTTTTATTATCCTAATATTTCACTTTGGGGTTTGTTGATTTGTGGTTTATTGCTCTATGTGGCTGTTAGAGATTTGGATCCTTTTGATTCCAATGGAATTGGTTTTGAAGACGAGTCTTCGCAGTTTTTAAGTGAAATGGTTATGAAGCCTATTAGACATATATTAAGCGAGAGGAAATCGAGAAAAATTGCGCTTTTTCTTTTGATCAATGCTGGGTATATGGTTGTGGAGTTTGTTGCTGGGTTTATGAGCAATAGTCTTGGGCTGATATCGGATGCGTGTCATATGTTGTTTGATTGTGCTGCTTTGGCAATTGGGTTGTATGCTTCGTATATATCTCGTTTGCCTGCGAATAATCACTATAACTATGGTCGGGGTAGATTTGAGGTTCTGTCGGGATATACTAATGCTGTTTTTCTGGTTCTTGTTGGAGCATTGATAGTGGTCGAGTCGTTTGAGAGAATATTGGATCCTCAAGAGATTTCGACTAATAGTTTGTTGGTTGTTTCTGTAGGAGGGCTTGTAGTGAATGTCATTGGTTTGATATTCTTTCATGAGGAGCATCATCATGCTCACGGAATGTCTGGTGGATCATGCTCACATTCGCATTCACACTCGGAGTTACATAACGATCACTCCCACCATCATCATGAAAGACATGAAAGCAACCAAGAATTCATTTCGGTTTCCACTGATTGCAAAGATATTTCATGCTCCAGTGATCTTGGACATCATAATCACTCTAGTCATGAGAAGAAAGTTGAGTTCCTTGCCGATAATCGCAGCATTCAGAGCTTTAAGCATCATAACGATGATGCCCGAAAACACAAACTGCATGAGCATGGTCATGACCATCATAACCACACTGGGCAGCATGACCACCATGAGCACCCTCACGACCATCATAGCCACACCAGTCACCATGACCACCATGAACACCCTCACGACCATCATAACCACCATGACCACCACGAACATGCTCACCACACCGGTCACCATGACCATGACCACGACCACCATGATCATAATCACCATGTCGACCATCATGACCATAATCATCATGCAGGGCACCACGACCATAGTAGTGATTGTCATGATCACAATCACCATGACCATCAGCACCATGATGCTGACCATCATAATCATGATGCGTTACCTGTTAACAAAAAGCACAGTCATCGCCACATCGATCACAACATGGAAGGGATATTCTTACATGTTCTTGCAGACACATTGGGGAGTGTTGGTGTTGTTATATCCACACTATTAATCAAATACAAGGGATGGCTTGTTGCTGATCCAGCCTgctcaattttcatttcagtttTAATTGTATCCTCAGTGATACCTTTACTCAGAAACTCAGCCGAAGTTTTGCTCCAAAGAGTTCCAAGGGCACATGAGCATGATCTGAAAGATTCCTTATCCGATGTTTTGAAGATAAAGGGTGTTTACGGAATTCAAAAATTCCATTCATGGAGCTTCACAAATACAGATGTAGTAGGGACACTGCATCTACATGTCGCAACCGATACCGACAAGATATCGGTGAAGTCTCAGGTTTCACATCTATTGCACAATGCTGGAATAAAAGATTTAACTATGCAGGTGGAATGTGTTAGATAA